One genomic segment of Nitratidesulfovibrio sp. includes these proteins:
- a CDS encoding glutamate synthase-related protein — protein sequence MQPTAGITPSTLSVKDLPWQVEWNKDTCTLCGRCTSVCPVNAIELAVHRKRVVETTTGLMQKPKNTYSVFHGIRQRTDAAYACIGCAMCTMVCPNNAIRPMRLDEGTTLRFHNNRGGHARTRGGRRNAPDSLLDQIKFIRISMLTDPALDAGRHEFELRTLLGRVLPPEQGLKAFQENGWVPAVREIYPLVIGSMSFGALSPNMWEGLQMGVAYLNEEMGMPVRMCTGEGGCPPRLLRSRFLKYVILQIASGYFGWDEILHAIPQMKEDPCAIEIKYGQGAKPGDGGLLMWHKVNKLIATIRGVPPGVSLPSPPTHQTQYSIEESVAKMIQSMSMAWGFRVPVYPKISATTTSRAVLNNLVRNPYAAGLAIDGEDGGTGAAYNVSMNHMGHPIASSIRDCYHDLVQQGCQNEIPLIAGGGIGKNGNLAHNAAALIMLGASMVQVGKYVMQAGAGCVGSEIDRCNICNLGRCPKGITSQDPRVYRRLDPEKVAERVVDFYLAFDTELRKIFAPLGRSTSLPVGMSDALGIANKDAAERLGIQYVV from the coding sequence ATGCAGCCAACTGCAGGCATTACCCCGTCAACGCTGAGCGTGAAGGACCTGCCCTGGCAGGTCGAATGGAACAAGGACACCTGCACCCTGTGCGGGCGGTGTACCTCCGTGTGCCCGGTGAACGCCATCGAGCTTGCCGTGCACAGGAAGCGCGTGGTCGAAACCACCACCGGCCTCATGCAGAAGCCGAAGAACACCTATTCGGTGTTCCACGGCATCCGCCAGCGCACTGACGCGGCCTACGCCTGCATCGGTTGCGCCATGTGCACCATGGTCTGTCCCAACAACGCCATCCGGCCCATGCGCCTGGATGAAGGCACCACGCTGCGCTTCCACAACAACCGCGGGGGGCATGCCCGTACCCGTGGCGGGCGCCGCAATGCGCCGGACAGCCTGCTGGACCAGATCAAGTTCATCCGCATTTCCATGCTCACCGACCCCGCGCTGGACGCCGGGCGGCACGAGTTCGAGCTGCGCACCCTGCTGGGCCGCGTGCTGCCGCCCGAACAGGGGCTGAAGGCCTTCCAGGAAAACGGCTGGGTGCCTGCGGTGCGCGAAATCTACCCGCTGGTCATCGGCTCCATGTCCTTCGGCGCGCTTTCTCCCAACATGTGGGAAGGCTTGCAGATGGGCGTTGCCTACCTGAACGAGGAAATGGGCATGCCCGTGCGCATGTGCACCGGTGAAGGCGGCTGTCCGCCGCGCCTGTTGCGCTCGCGCTTCCTCAAGTACGTCATCCTGCAGATTGCCTCCGGCTACTTCGGGTGGGATGAAATCCTGCATGCCATCCCCCAGATGAAGGAAGACCCCTGCGCCATCGAGATCAAGTACGGCCAGGGCGCCAAGCCCGGCGACGGCGGTCTGCTGATGTGGCACAAGGTCAACAAGCTCATCGCCACCATTCGCGGGGTGCCGCCGGGCGTGTCCCTGCCCAGCCCCCCCACCCACCAGACCCAGTATTCCATCGAGGAATCCGTGGCCAAGATGATCCAGTCCATGAGCATGGCCTGGGGATTCCGGGTGCCCGTCTACCCCAAGATATCCGCCACCACCACCTCGCGCGCCGTGCTGAACAACCTGGTGCGCAACCCCTACGCGGCGGGCCTTGCCATCGACGGCGAGGACGGCGGCACCGGGGCGGCCTACAACGTGTCCATGAACCACATGGGCCACCCCATCGCCTCGAGCATCCGCGACTGCTACCACGACCTCGTGCAGCAGGGCTGCCAGAACGAGATCCCGCTTATCGCGGGCGGGGGCATCGGCAAGAACGGCAACCTCGCGCACAACGCCGCCGCCCTGATCATGCTGGGCGCCAGCATGGTGCAGGTGGGCAAGTACGTGATGCAGGCCGGGGCCGGGTGCGTGGGGTCGGAAATCGACCGCTGCAACATCTGCAACCTGGGCCGCTGCCCCAAGGGCATCACCTCGCAGGATCCCCGCGTGTACCGCAGGCTGGACCCGGAAAAGGTGGCCGAACGGGTGGTGGATTTCTACCTGGCCTTCGACACCGAACTGCGCAAGATCTTCGCGCCGCTGGGCCGGTCCACCTCGCTGCCCGTGGGCATGTCCGACGCGCTGGGCATTGCGAACAAGGATGCGGCGGAGCGTCTGGGCATCCAGTACGTCGTCTAG
- a CDS encoding FAD-dependent oxidoreductase, which yields MSPSEVVRVSGIEDGKRIESRILEERLQGVVRDGARNVEVDACGQHGIGGRLWISEQEPVHVTVRGSSGQRLGSLGSTGTTVEVFGPASDDVGWLNAGANIVVHGNAGNGACNGMAQGRVYVAGNIGSRGMTMTKQNPRFSAPELWVLGSVGDYFAEFMAGGTAVVCGVGAQNPANVLGYRPCVGMVGGRIYVHGPHEGFSQADAKQVPIDDAAWAWLTENLSGFLAAIGKSDLLAGLSVREDWQCIAARGPFEKVGKKRRAVADFRRNVWEKELGMGGLVGDLTSVDRSPIPLITTGELRRFVPVWENGQHMAPCQSSCPTGMPVQERWRLVREGLIDEAVDVALAYTPFPATVCGYLCPNLCMQGCSRSLQRMKPVDITQIGRAGAASRAPKLPPLTGTKVAVVGGGAAGISVAWQLRMRGVAATVYDMDKELGGKISSAIPGSRIPQDVLDAELARAREVLPHVHLQQRLGKDEFAQLKADNDFVVLATGANTPRMLPVPGKELARTALEFLKSAKSGTGTVGKRVVIVGAGNVGCDVATEAARLGAESITLIDIQTPAAFGKEKEEAEHVGATFRWPCFTKEITPEGLVLTTGELLPAETVIFSIGDAPGLDYLPEDIAVERGHVVVNDIQQTTDARVFAIGDAVRPGLLTQAIGMGRKAAEAIVEMAEGKRPVSDTRKMIDYSRVKLEYFDPRIDNFQDLGQCGDACASCGACRDCGICETICPQAAISRREVQGGCGFEMAVDADKCIGCGFCAGACPCGIWNLVENTPME from the coding sequence ATGTCCCCCAGCGAAGTGGTCCGCGTAAGCGGCATCGAAGACGGAAAGCGCATCGAATCGCGCATTCTCGAAGAGCGCCTGCAAGGCGTTGTGCGCGACGGCGCGCGCAACGTGGAAGTGGATGCCTGCGGTCAGCACGGCATCGGCGGGCGTTTGTGGATATCGGAACAGGAACCCGTGCACGTCACCGTGCGCGGGTCGTCGGGCCAGCGGCTGGGTTCGCTGGGCAGCACCGGCACCACGGTGGAAGTGTTCGGCCCCGCGTCGGACGACGTGGGCTGGCTGAACGCGGGCGCCAACATCGTCGTGCACGGCAACGCCGGCAACGGCGCGTGCAACGGCATGGCCCAGGGGCGCGTGTACGTTGCGGGCAACATCGGCTCGCGCGGCATGACCATGACCAAGCAGAACCCGCGCTTTTCCGCGCCGGAACTGTGGGTGCTGGGCAGCGTGGGCGACTACTTCGCGGAATTCATGGCGGGCGGCACCGCCGTGGTCTGCGGCGTGGGCGCGCAGAACCCCGCCAACGTGCTGGGCTACCGCCCCTGCGTGGGCATGGTGGGCGGGCGCATCTACGTGCATGGCCCGCACGAGGGTTTTTCGCAGGCGGACGCCAAGCAGGTGCCCATCGACGATGCCGCCTGGGCGTGGCTGACCGAAAACCTGTCCGGGTTCCTGGCCGCCATTGGCAAGTCGGACCTTCTGGCCGGGCTTTCGGTGCGCGAGGACTGGCAGTGCATCGCCGCGCGCGGCCCCTTCGAGAAGGTGGGCAAGAAGCGCCGGGCCGTGGCCGACTTTCGCCGCAACGTGTGGGAGAAGGAACTGGGCATGGGCGGCCTTGTGGGCGACCTGACCTCGGTGGACCGCAGCCCCATTCCGCTCATCACCACCGGAGAACTGCGTCGCTTCGTGCCGGTGTGGGAAAACGGCCAGCACATGGCACCCTGCCAGTCCAGCTGTCCCACCGGCATGCCGGTGCAGGAGCGCTGGCGGCTGGTGCGCGAAGGCCTGATCGATGAAGCGGTGGACGTGGCCCTGGCCTACACCCCCTTCCCGGCCACCGTGTGCGGCTACCTGTGTCCCAACCTGTGCATGCAGGGCTGTTCGCGCAGCCTGCAACGCATGAAGCCCGTGGACATCACCCAGATCGGCAGGGCGGGCGCGGCATCGCGCGCGCCCAAGTTGCCCCCGCTGACCGGGACGAAAGTCGCCGTCGTCGGTGGCGGCGCGGCGGGCATCTCCGTCGCGTGGCAGTTGCGCATGCGCGGCGTTGCCGCCACCGTGTACGACATGGACAAGGAACTGGGCGGCAAGATCAGTTCGGCCATTCCCGGCAGCCGCATCCCGCAGGACGTGCTGGACGCGGAACTGGCCCGCGCCCGCGAGGTGCTGCCCCATGTGCATCTGCAACAGCGCCTGGGCAAGGACGAGTTTGCCCAGTTGAAGGCGGACAACGACTTCGTGGTGCTGGCCACCGGCGCCAACACCCCGCGCATGCTGCCCGTGCCCGGCAAGGAACTGGCCCGCACCGCGCTGGAATTCCTGAAGTCGGCCAAGTCCGGCACCGGCACCGTGGGCAAGCGCGTGGTCATCGTGGGCGCGGGCAACGTGGGCTGCGACGTGGCCACCGAGGCCGCGCGGCTGGGGGCGGAATCCATCACCCTCATCGACATCCAGACCCCGGCGGCCTTCGGCAAGGAAAAGGAAGAGGCGGAACACGTGGGTGCCACCTTCCGCTGGCCCTGCTTCACCAAGGAGATCACCCCCGAAGGGCTGGTGCTGACCACCGGCGAGCTGCTGCCCGCCGAAACGGTCATCTTCTCCATTGGTGACGCGCCCGGCCTCGACTACCTGCCCGAGGACATTGCCGTGGAGCGCGGCCACGTGGTGGTCAACGACATCCAGCAGACCACCGACGCGCGCGTCTTCGCCATTGGCGATGCGGTGCGCCCCGGTCTGCTCACCCAGGCCATCGGCATGGGCCGCAAGGCCGCCGAAGCCATCGTCGAGATGGCCGAAGGCAAGCGCCCCGTGTCCGACACCCGCAAGATGATCGACTATTCCCGCGTGAAGCTGGAATACTTCGACCCGCGCATCGACAACTTCCAGGACCTCGGCCAGTGCGGCGATGCCTGCGCCAGTTGCGGCGCGTGCCGCGACTGCGGCATCTGCGAGACCATCTGCCCGCAGGCGGCCATCAGCCGCCGCGAGGTGCAGGGTGGGTGCGGTTTCGAGATGGCCGTGGACGCCGACAAGTGCATCGGCTGCGGCTTCTGCGCCGGTGCCTGCCCGTGCGGCATTTGGAATCTGGTCGAAAATACTCCGATGGAGTAA
- a CDS encoding GNA1162 family protein, producing MNRLIAAALLLALALLGGCANIGQQATKSELFPLMYEQKPRSIVVLPPINESTAADAPTYYSTTIQEPLVYTGYYVLPYEVSADILAHEGITDGHQLYDLPLNTLKEYFGADAVLFTRIKKWDTSYAVVASYLTVAVECELKSTTTGEKMWNYSGTVVIDLTNHNNGGGLAGLLVQVVVTAMNTAMADYVPYAMQANAIALSAMPYGPYHRLHEKDTEHKVFVQKAADK from the coding sequence ATGAATAGACTGATCGCCGCCGCGCTGCTGCTGGCCCTTGCCCTGCTGGGCGGCTGCGCCAACATCGGGCAGCAGGCCACCAAGTCGGAACTCTTTCCGCTGATGTACGAGCAGAAGCCGCGCTCCATCGTGGTGCTGCCGCCCATCAACGAATCCACGGCAGCGGACGCCCCCACCTACTACTCCACCACCATTCAGGAACCGCTGGTGTACACCGGGTACTACGTGCTACCGTACGAGGTGTCCGCAGACATCCTGGCCCACGAAGGCATTACCGACGGGCATCAGCTGTACGATCTGCCGCTGAACACCCTGAAGGAATACTTCGGGGCCGACGCGGTGCTGTTTACCCGCATCAAGAAGTGGGACACCTCGTATGCCGTGGTGGCCTCGTACCTGACCGTGGCCGTTGAGTGCGAGTTGAAGTCCACCACTACCGGCGAAAAAATGTGGAACTATTCCGGGACGGTGGTCATAGACCTGACCAACCACAACAACGGCGGCGGGCTGGCCGGGCTGCTGGTGCAGGTGGTGGTGACGGCCATGAACACCGCCATGGCCGACTACGTGCCCTACGCCATGCAGGCCAACGCCATCGCCCTCAGCGCCATGCCGTATGGGCCGTACCACCGGCTGCACGAGAAGGACACCGAACACAAGGTGTTCGTGCAGAAGGCCGCAGACAAGTAG
- a CDS encoding DUF4810 domain-containing protein: protein MTMTHETTRSMANPLRVVQLALLAAALCVLCTGCAKPGNAMYCMDNYSSTLYACRKNPAQDQQDKHIKAMQDIVAKSEQRNLPVPPGIFAELGYIHLKAGQMAEAKKYFEAENRLYPESKVFTARLLAWADASSGTGAEKPAAEDADSKGGVITPADAINDAPVLPAGEGAAHE from the coding sequence ATGACCATGACGCACGAGACCACTCGCTCCATGGCAAATCCCCTGCGGGTCGTGCAACTGGCGCTGCTGGCCGCCGCCCTGTGCGTGCTGTGCACCGGCTGCGCCAAGCCCGGCAACGCCATGTACTGCATGGACAACTACTCCTCCACCCTCTACGCCTGCCGCAAGAACCCCGCGCAGGACCAGCAGGACAAGCACATCAAGGCCATGCAGGACATCGTGGCCAAGTCCGAACAGCGCAACCTGCCCGTGCCGCCCGGCATCTTCGCCGAACTGGGCTACATCCACCTGAAGGCGGGCCAGATGGCCGAAGCGAAGAAGTACTTCGAAGCGGAAAACCGCCTGTACCCGGAATCCAAGGTGTTCACCGCGCGCCTGCTGGCCTGGGCGGACGCCTCGTCCGGAACCGGAGCGGAGAAACCGGCGGCAGAAGACGCGGACAGCAAGGGGGGCGTCATCACCCCCGCCGATGCGATAAACGACGCGCCCGTGCTGCCCGCCGGGGAGGGGGCCGCCCATGAATAG
- a CDS encoding CsgG/HfaB family protein, translating to MTGCATTERPKAERVEGAPAAVSPTVQQAAAMDKKGVKRKVAIGRFTNETKYGQSFFLDKDSRDRLGKQAVDILSSKLVATEKFILIERADLDKIQKELGIGGAGEYRNMADYLILGSVTEFGRKDVGDVGVFSRSKRQVAFAKVHIRLVEVSTGQIIHAEEGSGEAYSEAGSIMGVGSRAGYDTTLNDKAIEAAITNVSSNIIENLLERPWKGYILAQEGGQYLISGGKTQNIKAGDLFDVVAEGQKVRNPQTNMDIVLPGKVVGRLRVAATLGDTPESEISACALQEGSLAAWDATNDYGKLFIREVR from the coding sequence ATGACAGGATGCGCCACCACCGAGCGGCCCAAGGCGGAACGCGTGGAGGGTGCACCGGCAGCGGTAAGCCCCACCGTGCAGCAGGCCGCCGCCATGGACAAGAAGGGCGTGAAGCGCAAGGTCGCCATCGGTCGTTTCACCAATGAAACCAAGTATGGCCAGAGCTTCTTTCTGGACAAGGATTCGCGCGACCGCCTGGGCAAGCAGGCCGTGGACATCCTGTCCTCCAAGCTGGTGGCCACCGAAAAGTTCATCCTCATCGAACGGGCCGACCTGGACAAGATCCAGAAGGAACTGGGCATCGGCGGCGCGGGTGAATACCGCAACATGGCGGACTACCTGATTCTGGGCTCCGTCACCGAATTCGGGCGCAAGGACGTGGGCGACGTGGGCGTGTTCAGCCGCTCCAAGCGCCAGGTGGCCTTCGCCAAGGTGCATATCCGCCTGGTGGAGGTTTCCACCGGCCAGATCATCCATGCAGAGGAAGGCAGCGGCGAGGCCTATTCCGAAGCCGGCAGCATCATGGGCGTGGGCAGTCGCGCCGGGTACGACACCACGCTGAACGACAAGGCCATCGAGGCGGCCATCACCAACGTGTCGTCCAACATCATCGAAAACCTGCTGGAACGCCCCTGGAAGGGCTACATCCTGGCCCAGGAAGGCGGGCAGTACCTGATTTCCGGCGGCAAGACCCAGAACATCAAGGCGGGCGACCTGTTCGACGTGGTGGCCGAAGGGCAGAAGGTGCGCAACCCCCAGACCAACATGGACATCGTCCTGCCCGGCAAGGTGGTGGGCAGGCTGCGCGTGGCCGCCACCCTGGGCGACACGCCGGAAAGCGAAATTTCCGCCTGCGCGTTGCAGGAAGGATCGCTGGCCGCGTGGGACGCCACCAACGATTACGGCAAACTGTTCATCCGCGAAGTTCGCTAG
- a CDS encoding glycosyltransferase translates to MPATDAPLAKWMFLHLLHGLSQSGYAMAGANELLGELDKLPPQQRKARVLFGTGLLRQALLLNPLDAGLRGLVGQLGAMAAPSPAYVAWLKASAAVLDGQPQVPANEAFGRAWDLPADPDAVLAACREATAPGDVFACLMRLWEMGAWEQTAAGIAHFLASPAAPAGAGVLAHAAHAAGASALRDELLAKALPCPLTILLRARMAEAADDLSTARALYMEALDAEPALLFLVRHLAQMGRPEAPASVLEGRRIGVGFYTWNKLQVTLDTLASLLDSDIGGAHVALINNGSTAFSRDEFEAGVRAVAAGRQVELIQLPINIGAPAARNWLWHLDSMRDRELFAFLDDDVLLPRTWLRSYVQDMDEMPGTVVVGPQGVNPGSLPTVQYVARYFEKTGKHLIRFTNNAPLVMDFGQYGQRRPCLSVMGCCHLLDKAACARLGVPDFDLRFSPSQVDDLEHDIQVWKAGGRVVYDGRVRVVHRQDAGRAAPLSEASWGHVWGNHYKMERKFTEQELASVDRATRAADVADLVAAYESVAGQLPSAARAYVGLCVRSLQAAAGENVL, encoded by the coding sequence ATGCCCGCCACCGATGCCCCCCTCGCCAAATGGATGTTCCTGCACCTGCTGCACGGCCTCAGCCAGTCCGGCTACGCCATGGCCGGGGCCAACGAACTGCTGGGCGAACTGGACAAGTTGCCGCCGCAGCAGCGCAAGGCGCGGGTGTTGTTCGGCACCGGGCTGCTGCGCCAGGCCCTGCTGCTGAATCCGCTGGATGCCGGGCTGCGCGGGCTGGTGGGCCAGCTTGGGGCCATGGCCGCGCCCTCGCCCGCCTATGTCGCCTGGCTGAAGGCGTCCGCCGCCGTGCTGGACGGCCAGCCGCAGGTGCCCGCCAACGAGGCCTTCGGCAGGGCCTGGGACCTGCCCGCCGACCCGGACGCGGTGCTGGCCGCCTGCCGCGAAGCCACGGCGCCCGGTGACGTGTTCGCCTGCCTGATGCGCCTGTGGGAAATGGGCGCGTGGGAACAGACGGCGGCGGGTATTGCGCATTTTCTCGCATCCCCTGCGGCCCCGGCGGGCGCGGGCGTACTGGCCCACGCTGCCCATGCGGCGGGCGCCTCCGCCCTGCGCGACGAATTGCTGGCCAAAGCCCTGCCGTGCCCGCTGACGATCCTGCTGCGCGCCCGGATGGCCGAGGCGGCCGATGATCTTTCCACGGCCCGCGCCCTGTACATGGAGGCGCTGGACGCCGAACCCGCCCTGCTGTTCCTGGTGCGCCACCTGGCCCAGATGGGCAGGCCGGAGGCCCCGGCATCCGTGCTGGAGGGGCGGCGCATCGGCGTGGGGTTCTACACCTGGAACAAGTTGCAGGTGACACTGGATACCCTGGCCAGCCTGCTGGATTCGGACATCGGCGGGGCGCACGTGGCGCTCATCAACAACGGGTCCACGGCGTTTTCGCGCGACGAGTTCGAGGCGGGCGTGCGCGCGGTGGCCGCCGGACGGCAGGTGGAGCTGATCCAGCTGCCCATCAACATCGGCGCGCCCGCCGCCCGCAACTGGCTGTGGCACCTCGACTCCATGCGCGACAGGGAGCTGTTCGCCTTCTTGGACGACGACGTGCTGCTGCCGCGCACTTGGCTGCGCAGCTACGTGCAGGACATGGACGAGATGCCCGGCACGGTGGTGGTGGGGCCGCAGGGGGTGAACCCCGGCAGCCTGCCCACGGTGCAGTACGTGGCCCGCTACTTCGAGAAGACCGGCAAGCACCTCATCCGGTTCACCAACAACGCGCCGCTGGTCATGGATTTCGGCCAGTACGGGCAGCGCCGCCCGTGCCTTTCGGTGATGGGCTGCTGCCACCTGCTGGACAAGGCGGCCTGCGCCCGGCTGGGCGTGCCCGACTTCGACCTGCGCTTTTCGCCTTCGCAGGTGGACGATCTGGAGCACGACATCCAGGTGTGGAAGGCCGGGGGCCGGGTGGTCTACGACGGCAGGGTGCGCGTGGTGCACCGTCAGGATGCCGGGCGCGCCGCGCCGCTGTCCGAGGCCTCGTGGGGGCACGTGTGGGGCAACCACTACAAGATGGAACGCAAGTTCACGGAACAGGAACTGGCCAGTGTGGACCGGGCCACCCGTGCCGCCGACGTGGCAGACCTGGTCGCCGCCTACGAATCGGTGGCCGGGCAACTGCCGTCCGCCGCGCGGGCGTACGTGGGGCTGTGCGTGCGCAGCCTTCAGGCGGCGGCTGGCGAGAACGTGCTGTAG